The Magnetococcales bacterium DNA segment TGCGGAACAGGTCGTTCTTGGTGCGCATCTGCTCCATATTGATGTTAAAACTCTTCAACGTTCTCTGAAGCAATTTCCAGGAGAGATCCATGGCGACCTCGAAGCGTTGAATGACACCATCGCGCATGGTCAGCAGGGGATACATCTTGTATTCCCGCAGCCCTTCCTCAAGCGCGGCGATGGCTGACGCCAATACTTCGACATTCAAACCCGACATGGGCCATTCCTCCCAGGAAACAGTGCATCTATACGATATTACGCTGAAAATACGCCCTCTTTTACTCGTCCTTCGCGACATGATTATGGCCAGACAGCAACAACGCCGTCACGGCATTCTCATTTCCATCGTCCGCCTCTGCGTGCGCGCCGCAATACCAACGGGTATCGGCCTCTGGAACCATGCGTATCGGTTTGATAGAGGAGAGATCGTTGTAGCCCCCCTCATAACCCGCCACCACCACGCGCATCGTGGGTG contains these protein-coding regions:
- a CDS encoding nucleotidyltransferase substrate binding protein, yielding MSGLNVEVLASAIAALEEGLREYKMYPLLTMRDGVIQRFEVAMDLSWKLLQRTLKSFNINMEQMRTKNDLFRMAAEYRLIADAERWIEHYAARNQTSHRYDGSAANEVFAHVSEFLPDAYDLLARLKRDA